From Pseudochaenichthys georgianus chromosome 11, fPseGeo1.2, whole genome shotgun sequence, a single genomic window includes:
- the LOC117454812 gene encoding zinc finger protein 516-like produces MDTPGKVMETEEREDVSQKPTANKKAKTEEDVSSGHTCGVCGRSFPLLSSLSQHMRRHTREKPYKCPYCEHKTAQKGSLKAHIRSHKLGLFSHKLTVEKEGSGDQEVKAETPDPPEIISTSDKAHNVNGKVKKKGTKKKVKAKTGVEVGDGEDDGSCTCTICGQTFPQILLLKSHMKRHRSAQDHGCRICGRRFRQAWFLQSHMRIHRVKAQLSGGKSNELPATINGVPQDLASLTNEECLYELCAGCGNFFFDRKTLRIHEKLHKPNHSRSQTLNPPQEEVETSEPDTAKKHFMDSLNLTCAGPKETSEEKSLGRRLPELDPVCSYQAWQLATRGRLVESTDTSLGWQERLAAAEVAYDTEKGDYVPRKQEKKRKQIDNSSTNRKKIKGETGLDHTPHSLAHTKGGDKRILQKDRILLNGLGHAFYEALQTKKVKDVHLTHKQTNSTRSQDHEDNKTYFCEHCDFHTADTSLLRSHVHMQHQDFPGPYSKHSTILDNITQSGSKASRYMDYLRNRSVLLNQPHWNPYTCPPTSLSAESNIKTEKSNSTKVKGKGHASNDAGSLLNLSSLPISEGDGIVDDPIKTEGLVRHQCPYCSHTTNYPEVLWIHQRVAHRVDNSSSMAPKWAPCSNIPKTLKAGTSQWRRTGAPPFLEGKDCPALPAPRTQRTQAPGLTANSSSSSSSSSSSKHSAPKTHSGVPKSKHQSKDSANGTQPSGRAGLLPQKKSGEHKRAEKGGSKSSSSQATSSSSTVKSAPSVLPTSSPKHRSHRAAVEGHFPQEGLGFMLARNHGGNSSTAERPLPRRQSCDSSSGPKGPDLWAAMNMWGNKAYLEPLRYAQVKNESTGERPMDIDILSLLKNYSPHELAALYQNWGFVDPRIDPQAMLQLNGNYGKEVHSASEAPKQVNSRSTSSSGSLHKGT; encoded by the exons ATGGATACTCCAGGAAAAGTAATGGAGACAGAAGAAAGGGAGGATGTTTCACAAAAACCCACAGCGAATAAGAAGGCAAAGACGGAGGAGGATGTGTCCTCTGGCCACACCTGTGGGGTGTGTGGACGCAGCTTCCCTCTTCTCAGCTCTCTGTCGCAGCACATGAGAAGACACACACGGGAGAAGCCGTACAAGTGTCCGTACTGTGAGCACAAGACGGCTCAGAAGGGCAGCCTGAAGGCCCACATTCGAAGCCATAAACTTGGCCTGTTCAGCCATAAACTCACTGTTGAAAAAGAGGGGAGTGGAGATCAGGAAGTGAAAGCCGAGACACCCGATCCTCCTGAGATTATCAGCACATCAGACAAAGCTCACAATGTCAATGGGAAAGTAAAGAAGAAAGGAACCAAGAAAAAAGTAAAGGCTAAGACTGGCGTTGAGGTCGGTGATGGGGAGGATGACGGGTCCTGTACCTGCACCATCTGTGGCCAGACCTTCCCTCAGATACTCCTCCTCAAATCCCACATGAAAAGGCACCGCAGCGCTCAGGATCACGGTTGCCGGATTTGTGGACGCCGCTTCCGCCAAGCATGGTTCCTCCAAAGTCACATGCGCATTCACCGGGTCAAAGCCCAGCTAAGTGGCGGGAAGAGTAACGAGCTGCCTGCCACCATCAATGGAGTTCCTCAGGACCTAGCATCGCTGACAAATGAAGAGTGCCTCTATGAGCTCTGTGCAGGCTGTGGTAACTTCTTCTTTGACCGCAAGACattaagaatacatgaaaaGCTACATAAGCCGAACCACAGCCGCTCCCAGACACTAAATCCTCCACAGGAAGAAGTTGAAACCTCTGAGCCGGACACGGCTAAGAAGCATTTTATGGATAGCCTGAACCTCACATGTGCAGGACCAAAGGAGACGTCTGAGGAGAAGAGCCTGGGCCGTCGACTTCCTGAGCTGGATCCAGTTTGTAGTTACCAAGCGTGGCAGTTGGCCACAAGGGGACGACTAGTGGAGTCCACGGATACATCTCTGGGATGGCAGGAGAGGCTTGCAGCTGCTGAGGTGGCATATGACACAGAAAAAGGAGATTATGTTCCACGGAAACAAGAGAAGAAGAGGAAGCAAATCGACAACTCCAGCACCAACAGGAAGAAGATAAAGGGCGAGACAGGCCTcgaccacacaccacacagctTGGCTCACACTAAAGGTGGTGACAAGAGGATTTTGCAGAAAGACCGTATTCTGTTGAACGGACTGGGTCACGCGTTTTACGAGGCGCTGCAGACTAAGAAAGTAAAAGATGTTCACCTCACACATAAACAGACCAACAGCACCAGGAGCCAAGACCATGAGG ATAATAAGACGTACTTTTGCGAGCACTGTGATTTCCACACTGCCGACACCTCACTACTCAGGTCTCACGTGCACATGCAGCACCAGGACTTCCCGGGTCCCTACAGCAAACACAGCACCATTTTGGACAACATTACCCAGAGTGGTTCCAAAGCCTCAAGATACATGGACTACCTCAGAAACAGGAGTGTGCTGCTCAATCAGCCACACTGGAATCCTTACACATGTCCGCCCACCTCGTTGTCAGCAGAGTCCAATATTAAAACAGAGAAGTCAAACAGTACTAAAGTCAAAGGAAAGGGACATGCCTCTAATGATGCTGGAAGTCTCCTTAATCTGTCGTCATTACCCATAAGCGAAGGGGATGGCATCGTAGATGATCCGATAAAGACGGAGGGCCTGGTGAGACATCAGTGCCCGTACTGCTCCCACACCACCAATTACCCAGAAGTCCTGTGGATCCACCAGCGAGTCGCACACAGGGTGGATAACAGCAGCTCCATGGCACCCAAGTGGGCTCCCTGCAGTAACATCCCCAAGACTTTGAAGGCAGGCACTTCCCAGTGGAGACGCACAGGGGCTCCCCCGTTCCTCGAAGGCAAGGACTGTCCTGCTTTACCTGCTCCAAGAACTCAGCGCACACAAGCTCCAGGTTTGACAGccaatagcagcagcagcagtagcagcagcagcagcagcaagcacTCAGCACCCAAAACCCACTCAGGCGTCCCAAAGTCCAAGCATCAGTCTAAGGACTCTGCAAATGGGACACAGCCTAGTGGGAGGGCAGGACTCTTACCTCAAAAGAAGTCAGGTGAACATAAGCGGGCAGAGAAGGGGGGAAGTAAGAGCTCCAGCAGCCAAGCTACTTCCTCTAGCAGCACTGTAAAGAGCGCCCCAAGTGTCCTTCCGACCAGCAGCCCCAAACACAGAAGCCACAGAGCAGCAGTGGAAGGACACTTCCCACAGGAGGGTCTGGGTTTCATGTTGGCCAGAAATCATGGCGGGAATTCATCCACTGCAGAAAGACCCCTTCCTCGCAGGCAGTCATGCGACTCGTCTTCAGGTCCAAAGGGTCCTGATCTGTGGGCTGCCATGAACATGTGGGGTAACAAAGCTTATTTAGAACCTCTCCGTTATGCTCAGGTAAAGAATGAATCAACGGGGGAAAGGCCAATGGACATTGATATTTTGAGTCTCCTGAAAAACTACAGTCCCCACGAACTGGCTGCTCTTTACCAGAACTGGGGGTTTGTTGACCCCAGGATTGATCCACAAG CAATGTTGCAGTTAAATGGGAATTATGGAAAAGAAGTCCACTCCGCATCTGAAGCTCCCAAACAA GTGAACAGCCGCTCCACTTCCTCCTCAGGGTCTCTCCATAAAGGAACGTGA
- the LOC117455520 gene encoding relaxin-3 receptor 1-like, which translates to MSSSDSKRLDVFNSILNGCIGGLYCNNSHLFFHNTSLNFGLEGFDDDGSPWGRIVISVVYFVVATTGVLGNLLVMFLLYSTHTITTGIINFFVFNLALAQLLFSMVLPFWAIDIAMDYSWPFGLATCKAVSLLTALSAFASCFFITAMSLTRYCFVATALRPSASLCSRSCTSRVATVFIWAGALIAAMPRGLFAEVRSVGNDTTCLLRFPDGTAWLGINQLLRLVLGFLLPYAIIITSYLLLLRFLCRHNLKGSNSRRKADISKSVAVVVLSFCACWLPYNLLTLWGALIQLDIIDISPSFYLAQTYFFPLANCLAFTSSCLNPVIYCLVRKEYRVALNNVLFKLSLAIMSKVPYGINSEEGSDQTGQLAIPLNNMYSETIVTNSKSYAPLTALPTAVSTM; encoded by the coding sequence ATGTCAAGCAGTGACTCAAAGAGACTTGATGTTTTCAACAGCATCCTGAATGGTTGCATTGGAGGCCTTTACTGTAATAATTCCCACCTGTTTTTTCACAACACGAGCCTCAACTTTGGGCTGGAGGGTTTTGATGATGATGGATCCCCCTGGGGACGGATAGTCATCTCTGTGGTTTACTTTGTTGTGGCTACAACAGGAGTTTTGGGGAACCTGCTTGTGATGTTCCTGCTGTACTCGACTCACACCATCACCACAGGCATCATCAACTTCTTTGTGTTCAACCTAGCTTTGGCTCAACTCCTCTTCTCCATGGTCTTGCCTTTTTGGGCCATAGACATTGCAATGGACTACAGCTGGCCCTTTGGCCTGGCCACATGCAAGGCTGTGTCCTTACTCACTGCACTCAGTGCCTTCGCGAGCTGTTTTTTCATCACAGCAATGAGTTTGACCCGGTACTGCTTTGTGGCTACTGCTCTGAGGCCCAGCGCCTCCCTGTGCAGTAGGTCTTGCACTTCTCGGGTGGCCACAGTTTTTATCTGGGCTGGAGCACTCATAGCAGCGATGCCCCGAGGTTTGTTTGCAGAAGTAAGAAGTGTGGGCAACGACACAACATGCCTGCTCCGGTTCCCTGATGGTACAGCCTGGCTTGGGATCAACCAGCTTCTGAGACTAGTGCTGGGATTTCTGCTGCCCTATGCCATTATCATCACTTCATACCTGCTCCTGCTGCGCTTCCTCTGTCGGCATAACCTGAAGGGAAGCAACTCTCGGCGAAAGGCTGATATTTCCAAGTCTGTGGCAGTGGTGGTGCTCTCATTCTGCGCCTGCTGGTTACCCTACAATCTCCTCACACTTTGGGGTGCCTTGATCCAGCTTGACATCATTGATATCAGCCCTTCATTCTACTTGGCTCAAACGTACTTTTTCCCCCTGGCCAACTGCTTGGCTTTCACCAGCAGCTGCCTTAACCCTGTCATCTACTGTCTGGTGAGGAAGGAGTACCGCGTGGCTCTCAATAACGTGCTGTTCAAGTTGAGCCTTGCTATCATGTCCAAGGTGCCCTATGGCATTAATTCTGAGGAGGGGTCGGATCAAACTGGGCAGCTGGCCATCCCTCTCAATAACATGTACAGTGAGACAATTGTGACCAACTCAAAGAGTTACGCCCCTCTGACGGCACTGCCAACAGCGGTGTCCACCATGTAA